The Scomber scombrus chromosome 22, fScoSco1.1, whole genome shotgun sequence genome has a window encoding:
- the LOC134004268 gene encoding protein SCO2 homolog, mitochondrial encodes MLGLRCIVGNLRGGGRLLRSLPRLQKTFVSMPPPTSECQHARLLHHRHHRLPVLTQRNFLSQGPDASVRSARMKLRTRAAVTLLFGGGLLAVWWYVDSEKQKRRRQQRVEQLQRAALGHGNFSLMDHHGQRRTKRDFLGSWVLLYFGFTHCPDICPDELDKLSAVVSALDRDASLPPVQPVFITVDPERDDVPALERYVKDFHPRLVALTGTPEEVKDAGRDYRVYASPGPKDEDGDYIVDHTILIYLVTPDGLFLDYYNRMKNEEQITESVRNHINSYTPTSDQN; translated from the coding sequence ATGTTGGGGCTCAGGTGCATCGTGGGTAATCTGCGTGGAGGAGGAAGACTCCTGAGAAGTCTTCCTCGCCTACAGAAGACGTTTGTCTCCATGCCGCCTCCGACGTCAGAGTGTCAACACGCCAGACTtcttcatcatcgtcatcatcgtcTTCCCGTCCTGACCCAGAGGAACTTCCTGTCTCAGGGTCCGGACGCGTCGGTGCGCTCGGCGAGGATGAAGCTGCGGACTCGGGCGGCGGTGACGCTGCTGTTCGGCGGCGGGCTGCTGGCCGTGTGGTGGTACGTGGACTCGGAGAAGCAGAAGCGGCGGCGGCAGCAGCGCGTGGAGCAGCTGCAGCGCGCCGCTCTGGGTCACGGTAACTTCAGCCTGATGGACCACCACGGCCAGCGCCGGACCAAGCGGGACTTCCTGGGCAGCTGGGTGTTGCTGTACTTCGGCTTCACGCACTGTCCCGACATTTGTCCCGACGAGCTGGACAAGCTGAGCGCTGTGGTGTCGGCGCTGGACCGCGACGCCTCGCTGCCGCCGGTGCAGCCCGTCTTCATCACCGTGGACCCCGAGCGCGACGACGTGCCGGCGCTGGAACGCTACGTCAAAGACTTCCACCCCCGCCTGGTGGCGCTGACGGGAACGCCAGAGGAGGTGAAAGACGCGGGTCGGGACTACAGAGTGTACGCCAGCCCCGGGCCGAAGGACGAGGACGGAGACTACATCGTGGACCACACGATCCTGATCTACCTGGTGACTCCGGACGGTTTGTTCCTGGATTATTACAACAGGATGAAGAACGAGGAGCAGATCACTGAGAGCGTCCGGAACCACATCAACTCCTACACACCCACATCTGACCAGAACTGA